The following coding sequences are from one Salmo trutta chromosome 36, fSalTru1.1, whole genome shotgun sequence window:
- the LOC115175729 gene encoding endothelin-2, with protein sequence MALSLNSILALTIITLCVLLQEGFGLPAQSPSQNIPHHTRVKRCSCSNWLDNECIYFCHLDIIWVNTPNKVIPYGLGSPLSRRRRSTGRCECAHPADRTCSGFCHNSSENPRFIVVGPSDQTLDQTVSGPDTTSNNLLTALRNMVRSNMAAIEKGSPSRKKNPSRANRLNIR encoded by the exons ATGGCTCTATCACTGAACTCTATCCTGGCTCTCACCATCATCACACTCTGTGTGCTCCTGCAGGAGG GTTTTGGGCTCCCTGCCCAATCCCCGTCCCAGAACATCCCACACCACACCAGGGTTAAACGATGCTCCTGCAGTAACTGGCTGGACAATGAATGCATCTACTTCTGTCACCTGGACATCATTTGGGTCAACACTCCCAATAAGGTCATCCCCTACGGTCTTGGCAGCCCCCTGTCCCGACGTCGCCGCTCTACCGGGCGATGTGAATGTGCCCACCCAGCCGACAGGACCTGCTCCGGATTCTGCCACAACAG CTCAGAGAACCCCAGATTCATAGTGGTAGGCCCCTCAGACCAGACCCTGGACCAGACTGTTAGCGGTCCAGACACAACCAGCAACAACCTACTGACGGCTCTCAG AAACATGGTTCGatccaacatggctgccatagagAAGGGTTCTCCCTCCAGGAAGAAGAATCCCTCCAGAGCCAACAGATTGAACATCAGGTag